The Brassica napus cultivar Da-Ae chromosome C7, Da-Ae, whole genome shotgun sequence genome has a segment encoding these proteins:
- the LOC106440106 gene encoding serine/threonine-protein kinase rio2 isoform X1: protein MKLDVNVLRYLSKDDFRVLTAVEMGMRNHEIVPSELVDRIAGLKHGGTYKVLKNLLKYKLLHHDRSKYDGFRLTYLGYDFLAIKTLVNRGVFTGVGRQIGVGKESDIFEVAQEDGTILAMKLHRLGRTSFRAVKSKRDYLRHRSSFSWLYLSRLAALKEFAFMKALEEHDFPVPKAIDCNRHCVIMSLVQGYPMVQVKQLQNPETIFEKIIGIVVRLAEHGLIHCDFNEFNIMIDDEEKITMIDFPQMVSVSHQNAQMYFDRDIECIFKFFRKRFNISFQEDRDDETEVEVDENSRPSFYDITKDANALDRELEASGFTKKEQNDLDKFIEGGLEKSTDSDEDEESDDEEQTFVSNEEGSLNEMESLQLQEEEQKRSDEVEAEVELDDNEKDGSSGDEENEAGRDEELDKKLGKQRRRAMAAARGGRKCQSSRNTYKDKGGRSQNSKIHSNMSGW, encoded by the exons atgAAGCTTGACGTGAATGTGTTGAGATATCTCTCAAAAGATGATTTTAGAGTTCTCACCGCTGTGGAGATGGGAATGCGAAAC CATGAGATTGTTCCTTCTGAGCTCGTAGATCGCATTGCTGGTCTAAA ACATGGAGGCACCTACAAAGTCCTCAAGAACTTGCTCAAGTATAAGCTTTTGCACCACGACCGCTCTAAAT ATGATGGATTCAGACTCACTTATCTGGGATACGACTTTCTTGCCATTAAGACATTGGTCAACCGTGGTGTCTTTACCGGTGTTGGTCGTCAGATTGGGGTTGGTAAAGAGTCTG ACATATTTGAGGTTGCTCAGGAAGATGGAACTATTCTGGCAATGAAGTTGCATAGACTAGGGAGAACCTCCTTCAGGGCTGTCAAATCTAAGCGTGACTACTTGAGGCATCGCAGTAGTTTTAGCTGGTTGTATCTCTCCCGCCTTGCCGCTCTCAAGGAGTTTGCTTTCATGAAG GCTTTGGAAGAACATGACTTTCCGGTTCCAAAAGCCATCGACTGCAATAGGCACTGTGTTATCATGTCCCTTGTGCAGGGTTACCCCAT GGTTCAGGTGAAGCAGTTACAGAACCCTGAGACAATTTTCGAGAAGATTATTGGCATTGTTGTTCGTTTGGCTGAGCATGGTCTAATTCATTGTGATTTCAATGAATTCAACATCATG ATTGATGATGAAGAGAAGATAACGATGATTGACTTTCCACAAATGGTATCTGTTTCACACCAAAATGCACAAAT gtacTTTGACCGTGATATTGAATgcattttcaagtttttcagAAAAAG GTTTAATATTTCTTTCCAAGAAGATAGAGATGATGAGACAGAGGTGGAAGTGGATGAGAACAGCAGACCATCTTTCTATGATATAACTAAAGATGCCAATGCTTTGGATAGAGAACTAGAAGCTAGTGGTTTCACTAAAAAGGAGCAGAATGACCTCGATAAA TTTATTGAAGGTGGGCTGGAGAAGAGTACAGATTCTGACGAGGATGAGGAATCTGATGATGAAGAGCAGACTTTTGTGTCAAATGAAGAAGGAAGCCTAAATGAAATGGAATCACTGCAGTTGCAAGAGGAG GAGCAGAAAAGATCAGATGAAGTTGAGGCAGAAGTTGAATTGGATGATAATGAGAAAGACGGAAGCAGTGGAGatgaagaaaatgaagctgGAAGAGATGAG GAGCTGGACAAAAAACTAGGCAAGCAAAGACGCAGAGCCATGGCAGCAGCCAGGGGAGGTAGAAAGTGTCAGTCTTCAAGAAACACATACAAGGACAAAGGAGGCCGTTCCCAAAActccaagattcacagcaacATGAGTGGCTGGTGA
- the LOC106440108 gene encoding proteasome subunit alpha type-7-A, whose product MARYDRAITVFSPDGHLFQVEYALEAVRKGNAAVGVRGTDTVVLAVEKKSTPKLQDTRSARKIVSLDNHVALACAGLKADARVLINKARIECQSHRLTLEDPVTVEYITRYIAGLQQKYTQSGGVRPFGLSTLIVGFDPYTRIPSLYQTDPSGTFSAWKANATGRNSNSIREFLEKNYKETSGQETVKLAIRALLEVVESGGKNIEVALMTREEGTLRQLEEAEIDAIVAEIEAEKAAAEAAKKGPSKET is encoded by the exons ATGGCGAGATATGATCGAGCAATCACAGTGTTCTCCCCCGATGGCCACCTTTTCCAGGTAGAGTACGCCCTCGAAGCTGTCCGTAAGGGTAACGCCGCCGTCGGAGTCCGCGGCACCGATACTGTAGTCCTCGCCGTCGAGAAGAAATCCACTCCTAAGCTCCAGGATACAAG ATCAGCAAGAAAGATTGTGAGTCTTGATAACCACGTTGCGTTGGCCTGTGCTGGGCTCAAGGCAGATGCTCGTGTCCTGATAAACAAGGCGAGGATCGAGTGTCAAAGCCACAGGCTTACGTTGGAGGATCCTGTGACTGTCGAGTACATCACTCGGTACATTGCTGGGCTTCAGCAGAAGTATACTCAAAGTGGGGGTGTGAGACCTTTTGGTCTTTCCACTCTTATTGTTGGTTTTGATCCATACACTCGTATACCTTCGCTTTATCAGACTGATCCATCTGGTACGTTCTCTGCTTGGAAGGCTAATGCGACCGGGAGAAACTCAAACTCGATCAGGGAGTTTCTGGAGAAGAATTATAAAGAAACGTCGGGACAAGAAACTGTGAAGCTTGCTATCCGTGCTCTGCTTGAG GTAGTTGAGAGTGGGGGAAAGAACATTGAGGTTGCTCTAATGACACGGGAGGAAGGTACTCTAAGGCAGCTAGAAGAAGCTGAAATCGATGCTATTGTGGCCGAGATCGAAGCAGAGAAGGCTGCTGCAGAAGCAGCCAAGAAAGGCCCTTCAAAGGAAACCTGA
- the LOC125589925 gene encoding protein POLLENLESS 3-LIKE 2, whose protein sequence is MMMKDVFRPTKSAPSSPAKPLGISRTRSESFHAIHKVPVGDSPYVRAKNVQLVEKDPERAIPLFWSAINAGDRVDSALKDMAIVMKQQDRAEEAIEAIKSLRVRCSDQAQESLDNILLDLYKRCGRLDDQIALLKHKLFLIQKGLAFNGKRTKTARSQGKKFQVSVEQEATRLLGNLGWALMQRDNFVEAEDAYRRALSIAPDNNKMCNLGICLMRQGRIDEAKETLRRVKPAVVDGPRGVDSHLKAYERAQQMLSDLGSEMMRRGGDDRVEQRKLFDAMFGSSSIWQPQPCREQSVKAKPKPSNDGYGDENVKTNVNVVNNPLRVDAKPFFSSKLISNSEKLKRTRSSSQTMGMLSCGGGGEGEGETNTKRRLSMEKRAIDCGLPDNKEFEEAMIMAVLGTEMKVDKKRLKVFQDITLSSLSPRA, encoded by the exons atgatgatgaaagaTGTATTCAGACCGACCAAATCCGCACCGAGTTCTCCCGCAAAGCCACTCGGCATCTCCCGCACTCGGTCTGAATCATTTCACGCTATCCACAAAGTCCCTGTCGGAGACAGTCCATATGTCAGAGCCAAGAACGTTCAG TTGGTGGAGAAGGATCCGGAGAGAGCAATTCCTCTGTTTTGGTCCGCCATTAACGCTGGAGACAGAGTGGACAGCGCTCTGAAAGACATGGCCATCGTTATGAAGCAGCAAGATCGAGCAGAAGAAGCCATCGAAGCTATTAAATCTCTCAGAGTCAGGTGTTCAGATCAAGCTCAGGAATCTCTTGACAACATCCTCCTCGATCTCTACAAG AGATGTGGGAGATTAGATGATCAGATCGCACTTCTGAAACACAAACTCTTCCTGATTCAAAAAGGTCTCGCCTTTAACGGCAAACGAACCAAAACCGCTAGGTCTCAGGGCAAAAAGTTTCAAGTCTCAGTGGAGCAAGAAGCCACAAGGCTACTGGGGAACTTAGGATGGGCTCTGATGCAAAGAGACAACTTCGTGGAAGCCGAAGATGCGTACAGGAGAGCGCTATCGATCGCGCCGGACAACAACAAGATGTGCAACCTCGGGATCTGCCTTATGAGGCAAGGCAGGATCGACGAAGCCAAGGAGACGCTACGTCGCGTGAAGCCCGCGGTTGTTGATGGCCCTAGAGGTGTGGATTCTCATCTGAAAGCCTACGAGAGAGCTCAGCAGATGCTTAGCGATCTTGGCTCTGAGATGATGAGGAGAGGAGGGGATGATAGAGTCGAGCAGAGGAAGCTTTTCGACGCCATGTTCGGGTCTTCTTCTATATGGCAGCCACAGCCTTGTAGAGAACAGAGCGTGAAGGCTAAACCAAAGCCGAGCAATGATGGGTACGGTGACGAGAACGTGAAGACGAATGTGAATGTAGTAAACAATCCATTAAGGGTGGATGCAAAACCATTCTTCTCTTCCAAGCTGATAAGCAATAGCGAGAAGCTGAAGAGGACGAGATCGTCGAGCCAAACGATGGGAATGTTGAgctgtggtggtggtggtgagggagagggagagacaAACACGAAGAGGAGACTGTCGATGGAGAAGAGAGCCATAGACTGTGGATTGCCAGACAACAAGGAGTTTGAAGAGGCCATGATCATGGCTGTTTTGGGGACAGAGATGAAAGTGGACAAGAAGAGGCTTAAGGTTTTTCAGGATATCACTTTGTCCTCACTAAGCCCAAGAGCCTGA
- the LOC106440106 gene encoding serine/threonine-protein kinase rio2 isoform X2: MKLDVNVLRYLSKDDFRVLTAVEMGMRNHEIVPSELVDRIAGLKHGGTYKVLKNLLKYKLLHHDRSKYDGFRLTYLGYDFLAIKTLVNRGVFTGVGRQIGVGKESDIFEVAQEDGTILAMKLHRLGRTSFRAVKSKRDYLRHRSSFSWLYLSRLAALKEFAFMKALEEHDFPVPKAIDCNRHCVIMSLVQGYPMVQVKQLQNPETIFEKIIGIVVRLAEHGLIHCDFNEFNIMIDDEEKITMIDFPQMVSVSHQNAQMYFDRDIECIFKFFRKRFNISFQEDRDDETEVEVDENSRPSFYDITKDANALDRELEASGFTKKEQNDLDKFIEGGLEKSTDSDEDEESDDEEQTFVSNEEGSLNEMESLQLQEEKRSDEVEAEVELDDNEKDGSSGDEENEAGRDEELDKKLGKQRRRAMAAARGGRKCQSSRNTYKDKGGRSQNSKIHSNMSGW; the protein is encoded by the exons atgAAGCTTGACGTGAATGTGTTGAGATATCTCTCAAAAGATGATTTTAGAGTTCTCACCGCTGTGGAGATGGGAATGCGAAAC CATGAGATTGTTCCTTCTGAGCTCGTAGATCGCATTGCTGGTCTAAA ACATGGAGGCACCTACAAAGTCCTCAAGAACTTGCTCAAGTATAAGCTTTTGCACCACGACCGCTCTAAAT ATGATGGATTCAGACTCACTTATCTGGGATACGACTTTCTTGCCATTAAGACATTGGTCAACCGTGGTGTCTTTACCGGTGTTGGTCGTCAGATTGGGGTTGGTAAAGAGTCTG ACATATTTGAGGTTGCTCAGGAAGATGGAACTATTCTGGCAATGAAGTTGCATAGACTAGGGAGAACCTCCTTCAGGGCTGTCAAATCTAAGCGTGACTACTTGAGGCATCGCAGTAGTTTTAGCTGGTTGTATCTCTCCCGCCTTGCCGCTCTCAAGGAGTTTGCTTTCATGAAG GCTTTGGAAGAACATGACTTTCCGGTTCCAAAAGCCATCGACTGCAATAGGCACTGTGTTATCATGTCCCTTGTGCAGGGTTACCCCAT GGTTCAGGTGAAGCAGTTACAGAACCCTGAGACAATTTTCGAGAAGATTATTGGCATTGTTGTTCGTTTGGCTGAGCATGGTCTAATTCATTGTGATTTCAATGAATTCAACATCATG ATTGATGATGAAGAGAAGATAACGATGATTGACTTTCCACAAATGGTATCTGTTTCACACCAAAATGCACAAAT gtacTTTGACCGTGATATTGAATgcattttcaagtttttcagAAAAAG GTTTAATATTTCTTTCCAAGAAGATAGAGATGATGAGACAGAGGTGGAAGTGGATGAGAACAGCAGACCATCTTTCTATGATATAACTAAAGATGCCAATGCTTTGGATAGAGAACTAGAAGCTAGTGGTTTCACTAAAAAGGAGCAGAATGACCTCGATAAA TTTATTGAAGGTGGGCTGGAGAAGAGTACAGATTCTGACGAGGATGAGGAATCTGATGATGAAGAGCAGACTTTTGTGTCAAATGAAGAAGGAAGCCTAAATGAAATGGAATCACTGCAGTTGCAAGAGGAG AAAAGATCAGATGAAGTTGAGGCAGAAGTTGAATTGGATGATAATGAGAAAGACGGAAGCAGTGGAGatgaagaaaatgaagctgGAAGAGATGAG GAGCTGGACAAAAAACTAGGCAAGCAAAGACGCAGAGCCATGGCAGCAGCCAGGGGAGGTAGAAAGTGTCAGTCTTCAAGAAACACATACAAGGACAAAGGAGGCCGTTCCCAAAActccaagattcacagcaacATGAGTGGCTGGTGA
- the LOC106440105 gene encoding rac-like GTP-binding protein RHO1, with protein MSASRFVKCVTVGDGAVGKTCLLISYTSNTFPTDYVPTVFDNFSANVVVNGATVNLGLWDTAGQEDYNRLRPLSYRGADVFILAFSLISKASYENVSKKWIPELKHYAPGVPIILVGSKLDLRDDKQFFVDHPGAVPITTAQGEELRKLIDAPTYIECSSKSQENVKAVFDAAIRVVLQPPKQKKKKSKAQKACSIL; from the exons ATGAGCGCTTCAAGATTCGTAAAGTGTGTGACAGTTGGTGATGGAGCTGTCGGAAAAACATGTTTGTTGATTTCTTACACAAGCAACACTTTCCCTACG GATTATGTGCCAACTGTTTTCGATAATTTCAGTGCAAATGTTGTGGTTAATGGAGCCACCGTTAATCTTGGATTGTGGGATACTGCAG ggcAAGAGGATTACAACAGATTAAGACCACTAAGCTACCGTGGAGCTGATGTTTTCATATTGGCCTTCTCTCTTATCAGTAAAGCCAGTTATGAAAACGTCTCCAAAAAG TGGATCCCGGAGTTGAAGCATTACGCGCCTGGTGTCCCCATCATCCTTGTTGGATCAAAGCTTG ATCTTCGAGATGATAAGCAATTCTTCGTCGACCATCCTGGCGCTGTCCCGATTACAACTGCTCAGGGAGAGGAGCTGAGGAAGCTAATAGATGCACCTACTTACATCGAATGCAGTTCCAAATCTCAAGAG AATGTGAAAGCTGTCTTTGACGCAGCCATACGAGTGGTGTTGCAACCGCctaagcagaagaagaaaaagagcaaAGCGCAGAAGGCATGCTCCATCTTGTGA
- the LOC106440104 gene encoding aspartyl protease family protein 1-like → MAVARHVFVFLSVLVVVSWGLERCEATGKFSFEVHHMFSDAVKQTLGLDNLVPEKGSMEYFKVLAHRDQLIRGRGLASNNEKPSVTFMRGNFTIGVDVLGFLHYANVSVGTPATWFFVALDTGSDLFWLPCNCGTTCIRDVKDVGLPQSRPLNIYSPNASSTSSSIRCSDKRCFGSRGCSSPASICPYQIQYLSNNTFTRGTLVEDVLHLVTEDDGLEPVKANVTLGCGQNQTGLFGEGIALNGLLGLGLEDYSVPSVLAKANITANSFSMCIGNVIDVVGRISFGDKGYTDQQETPLVPVGPSPTYAVDVTEVSVGGEVLGVKLLALVDTGTSFTHLLEAEYDLVTKTFDDQVKDKRRPIDPKLPFEFCYDLSPNSTTIYFPKIIVTFGGGSQMILRNPLFSVFNEDGTAMYCLGILKSVNFKLNIFGQNFLSGYRIVFDRERMVLGWKWSDCYEDESLEATPPPPAIEAPSPRLSAPLPSPPPPPPLVSIATPPPFDPRNSTGNGTGGAASLSPPASQLLLLLSLLAFLSFT, encoded by the exons ATGGCTGTAGCTCGtcatgtttttgtgttcttgtcTGTGTTAGTGGTGGTGAGTTGGGGATTAGAGAGATGTGAGGCTACTGGGAAGTTTAGCTTCGAAGTTCACCACATGTTCTCTGATGCGGTCAAGCAGACTCTTGGGCTTGACAATCTTGTCCCCGAGAAGGGAAGTATGGAGTACTTCAAGGTTTTGGCCCACCGTGATCAGTTGATCAGGGGTCGAGGTCTTGCTTCCAACAACGAAAAGCCATCCGTCACGTTCATGCGGGGAAACTTCACGATTGGAGTCGACGTTCTGGGATT CCTCCATTATGCCAATGTCTCTGTGGGAACACCGGCTACATGGTTCTTCGTGGCTCTGGACACGGGCAGCGATTTGTTTTGGTTGCCTTGTAACTGTGGTACAACGTGTATCCGTGACGTGAAAGATGTTGGACTTCCACAG AGTCGACCACTCAATATATACAGCCCCAACGCATCTTCTACGAGCTCAAGCATTAGATGCAGTGACAAGCGTTGTTTTGGATCGAGAGGATGTTCTTCTCCTGCAAGTATTTGCCCTTATCAGATCCAGTACCTTTCTAACAACACATTCACCAGAGGGACCTTGGTCGAGGATGTGTTGCATTTGGTCACAGAGGATGATGGTCTAGAGCCTGTTAAAGCTAATGTCACGCTTGG TTGCGGTCAGAATCAGACAGGTTTGTTCGGGGAAGGTATTGCTTTGAACGGTCTTCTCGGGCTTGGTTTGGAAGATTACTCTGTTCCAAGTGTACTGGCAAAAGCAAATATTACCGCAAACTCCTTCTCAATGTGTATTGGGAATGTTATTGACGTTGTTGGGAGAATCAGCTTCGGAGACAAAGGCTACACAGACCAGCAGGAGACGCCACTAGTTCCTGTTGGACCAAG TCCGACTTATGCTGTGGATGTGACGGAAGTATCAGTTGGGGGAGAGGTTCTCGGGGTTAAGCTCCTCGCACTCGTTGACACTGGCACATCATTTACACACTTACTGGAGGCAGAATATGATCTTGTTACCAAAACT TTCGACGATCAAGTCAAAGACAAGCGACGCCCTATTGATCCAAAGCTTCCATTTGAGTTCTGTTATGACTTAAG TCCAAACAGTACAACCATTTATTTCCCTAAAATTATAGTGACTTTTGGAGGAGGATCACAAATGATTCTGAGAAACCCTCTTTTCTCTGTGTTCAATGAG GACGGTACCGCCATGTACTGCTTAGGTATTCTGAAGAGTGTGAATTTCAAGCTCAACATTTTTGGAC AGAACTTCTTGTCTGGTTACCGCATTGTATTCGACCGGGAGAGGATGGTTTTGGGTTGGAAGTGGTCTGACT GTTATGAGGATGAAAGCTTAGAAGCTACTCCTCCACCACCAGCGATAGAAGCTCCTTCACCAAGACTATCTGCTCCACTACCTagtccacctcctcctcctcctcttgttTCCATTGCTACACCTCCCCCATTTGACCCTCGTAACTCTACCGGAAACGGCACAGGCGGAGCAGCCAGCCTCAGCCCTCCTGCATCTCAACTCCTGCTTCTCCTATCTCTTTTGGCCTTTCTCTCATTCACATAA